Proteins encoded together in one Luteimonas fraxinea window:
- a CDS encoding amidohydrolase family protein: protein MEKYPLRIPVLITCLAASVALPLAASERTLYHGATLIDGTGAVPRPAMSILVSDGVIESVMPDSDATELDATRVSADGLYAIPGLIDTHVHLATPPDADRSRTLLRRQVQSGITGVRSMADDVRSVAELARQALTGEIPAPDIHFAALMAGPSFFDDPRTIAVTRGHVPGHTPWMQAIDAETDIAAAVAIARGTSASGIKLYANLEAEAIVRITAEAHRQGIPVWAHAAVFPALPVDNILAGVDVISHSCPLAYQVSSSTPVSYQDPMPVDARQFQDGIPPAMIELFARMAAQGIILDATNLVYARHEAAYAARAEGRPPRCSAMLTYQLTRAAYLQGVRIASGTDGDNPPEAPWPSLHDELEILAGPVGMAPMDVLLAATSVAAAAMNASDTQGTVEPGKLANLVFLKADPLQDVSNLREVAFTLKRGAVHRRTASADKVPSAR, encoded by the coding sequence ATGGAGAAGTATCCCTTGCGTATTCCAGTTCTCATTACCTGTCTGGCTGCGTCCGTTGCACTTCCGCTCGCGGCTTCGGAGCGCACGCTGTATCACGGTGCGACATTGATCGACGGGACCGGTGCAGTGCCAAGGCCCGCCATGAGCATTCTGGTGTCGGACGGAGTGATCGAGTCGGTCATGCCCGACAGCGACGCGACTGAGCTCGATGCGACTCGCGTGTCTGCGGATGGGCTCTATGCAATTCCCGGCCTCATCGATACCCACGTGCATCTTGCCACGCCGCCTGACGCGGATCGGAGCCGCACGCTGTTGCGCCGCCAGGTCCAGTCCGGGATCACAGGCGTGCGCAGCATGGCGGACGATGTGCGATCAGTCGCCGAGCTCGCGCGCCAGGCACTGACCGGCGAAATTCCCGCGCCTGATATCCATTTCGCTGCCCTGATGGCCGGCCCCAGCTTCTTCGACGACCCGAGAACGATTGCCGTCACGCGTGGTCATGTGCCCGGGCACACGCCATGGATGCAGGCGATTGATGCAGAGACGGATATCGCAGCGGCGGTGGCAATCGCACGTGGTACGTCGGCGAGCGGCATCAAGCTGTACGCGAATCTTGAAGCGGAGGCGATTGTGCGCATTACAGCCGAAGCCCATCGGCAGGGCATACCGGTATGGGCACATGCCGCGGTGTTTCCCGCGCTCCCGGTAGACAACATTCTGGCCGGCGTCGATGTGATTTCGCACAGCTGCCCGCTTGCGTATCAGGTGTCGTCATCCACACCCGTCAGCTATCAGGATCCGATGCCGGTGGATGCCCGTCAGTTCCAGGACGGCATCCCACCGGCCATGATCGAACTGTTCGCCCGGATGGCGGCGCAGGGCATCATTCTGGACGCCACAAACCTGGTGTACGCCCGTCACGAAGCGGCGTACGCCGCTCGTGCGGAGGGTCGACCGCCGCGCTGCAGCGCGATGTTGACCTATCAACTCACCCGGGCCGCCTACCTGCAGGGTGTCCGTATCGCCAGCGGCACTGATGGCGATAATCCACCGGAAGCTCCTTGGCCCTCGCTGCACGACGAGTTGGAAATTCTTGCGGGGCCCGTGGGCATGGCGCCGATGGATGTACTGCTTGCAGCCACCTCGGTAGCTGCTGCCGCCATGAACGCTTCCGATACCCAGGGCACGGTGGAGCCCGGAAAACTCGCAAATCTCGTCTTCCTGAAAGCTGATCCGCTGCAGGATGTCTCGAATCTGCGCGAGGTGGCATTCACCCTCAAACGCGGGGCAGTTCACCGGAGGACAGCGTCTGCTGACAAGGTGCCTTCAGCACGGTGA
- a CDS encoding M16 family metallopeptidase, which produces MDKHHIPTRGLRPLALALGACLFASATYAQQPAAAGAPPATAPPTELPAGLPDYGADKPLPELGLVEHTLDNGLTVWVLPRQGGLPRVDYVLAVRGGLASDPAQLPGMSNLLAGLLREGTATRSSVQIAEELDRLGGSIGATASNDGLFVSASGLSSSAQPLAKLFADVVRNPAFPANEVQLAKTNALQGLKAMQAQPSYQANRAMGRVLFGEHPYGNTLPTEAAINGTDIAGLQAAHAGRFRPDHALLVIAGPVTPDAAKALAESMFGNWQGSGDPIADVAAPAYPTGPQFVLVPRQNSVQSAVRIGRPAFDADDDRAIPAALANTILGGGFDSRLMRNLREDKGYTYGAGSSFGLRAEGGSFQAQADVRNEVTGAAIGEFLKEFEQMRAQTVPADELQRAKRFTAGTYLFQNQLQYAVASALAGNWLLGRPANYLSTYVDKVNNVTAAQVQSVAREFFDPKQQSIVVVGDAAVAEQLKTYGEFKQD; this is translated from the coding sequence ATGGACAAGCACCACATTCCGACCCGCGGCCTGCGTCCGCTTGCATTGGCGCTCGGCGCCTGCCTGTTCGCCAGCGCGACCTACGCGCAGCAGCCGGCCGCAGCCGGCGCACCGCCCGCCACCGCGCCGCCGACCGAATTGCCCGCGGGTCTGCCCGATTACGGCGCAGACAAGCCGCTGCCCGAACTCGGCCTCGTCGAACACACGCTCGACAACGGGCTGACCGTCTGGGTGCTGCCGCGCCAGGGCGGCCTGCCGCGTGTCGACTATGTGCTGGCCGTACGCGGCGGTCTCGCCAGCGATCCGGCGCAGCTGCCGGGCATGTCGAACCTGCTCGCCGGCCTGCTGCGCGAAGGCACGGCCACACGCAGCTCGGTGCAGATCGCCGAGGAACTCGACCGCCTCGGCGGCTCGATCGGCGCGACCGCGAGCAACGACGGCCTGTTCGTCAGCGCGTCGGGCCTGTCGTCGTCGGCGCAGCCGTTGGCGAAGCTGTTCGCCGACGTGGTGCGCAACCCGGCGTTCCCGGCCAACGAAGTGCAGCTGGCGAAGACCAATGCACTGCAGGGCCTCAAGGCCATGCAGGCGCAGCCGAGCTACCAGGCCAACCGTGCGATGGGGCGCGTGCTGTTCGGCGAACATCCCTACGGCAACACACTGCCCACCGAAGCCGCGATCAACGGCACCGACATCGCCGGCCTGCAGGCCGCGCATGCCGGCCGCTTCCGACCCGACCACGCACTGCTGGTGATCGCAGGACCGGTGACGCCGGACGCGGCCAAGGCGCTGGCCGAGTCGATGTTCGGCAACTGGCAGGGCAGCGGCGATCCGATCGCCGATGTCGCCGCGCCGGCGTATCCGACGGGTCCCCAGTTCGTGCTCGTGCCGCGCCAGAACAGCGTGCAGTCGGCGGTACGCATCGGCCGTCCGGCCTTCGATGCGGACGACGACCGCGCGATTCCCGCAGCGCTGGCCAACACGATTCTCGGCGGCGGCTTCGACAGCCGGCTGATGCGCAACCTGCGCGAGGACAAGGGCTATACCTATGGCGCCGGCAGCAGCTTCGGTCTGCGCGCGGAGGGCGGATCGTTTCAGGCCCAGGCCGATGTGCGCAACGAAGTGACCGGAGCCGCGATCGGCGAATTCCTCAAGGAGTTCGAGCAGATGCGCGCGCAGACGGTCCCGGCCGACGAACTGCAGCGCGCCAAGCGCTTCACCGCCGGTACTTACCTGTTCCAGAACCAGCTGCAGTACGCGGTCGCGTCCGCGCTCGCCGGCAACTGGCTGCTCGGACGGCCGGCCAACTACCTCAGCACGTACGTCGACAAGGTCAACAACGTGACCGCGGCGCAGGTGCAGTCGGTCGCGCGCGAGTTCTTCGACCCGAAGCAGCAGAGCATCGTCGTGGTCGGCGACGCGGCCGTGGCGGAACAGTTGAAGACCTACGGCGAGTTCAAGCAGGACTGA
- a CDS encoding M16 family metallopeptidase, with translation MKRLAGLGGTCVLLAMLAAPAAARQADWRLPIETKRLDNGLTVVVSEDRSSPTVGVSVVYHVGMRLEPENRTGFAHLFEHLMFQGTPVAPKGTFDRVIQGGGGRLNGSTRPDYTNYIETAPVSALAPILWLEADRMKTLDFSPENLKNQQDVVKEEIRVNVQNQPYGLFFVFDINRLAFSKWANAHDGYGSFKDLEGATLADVESFHRDYYGPNNAVIGIAGDISAEEAFALVEEYFGDIPSRATPARPDVSEPLNTEGRREAQGDALAQVPALAVGWKMPARGHADHAPMAVLSQLLAGGDASRLYQGLVKGREQLLNIDGGLGWPLGHAWDYDGPTLLTLFALYKPNVEPDAVLGAVNEEVARIVAEGVPAETLAAAKTKLLADYVNGLEPFISRADELAKAQLLWGDAETLNKVPEWVQTVTVADVQRVAKTYLTDANRTVIDRVPAAMAPARGIAPPAAPAPAAAPAQD, from the coding sequence ATGAAACGACTCGCAGGACTGGGTGGCACATGCGTGCTGCTCGCGATGCTGGCCGCGCCCGCGGCCGCGCGACAGGCCGACTGGCGTCTGCCGATCGAAACCAAACGCCTCGACAACGGCCTGACCGTCGTCGTGTCCGAAGACCGCAGCTCGCCGACCGTCGGCGTCAGCGTGGTCTATCACGTGGGCATGCGCCTCGAACCCGAGAACCGCACCGGATTCGCGCACCTGTTCGAACACCTGATGTTTCAGGGCACGCCGGTCGCGCCCAAGGGTACGTTCGATCGCGTGATCCAGGGCGGCGGTGGCCGGCTCAACGGCTCCACCCGTCCCGACTACACCAACTACATCGAGACCGCACCGGTCTCCGCGCTCGCGCCGATCCTGTGGCTCGAAGCGGACCGCATGAAGACGCTGGACTTCTCGCCCGAGAACCTCAAGAACCAGCAGGACGTGGTCAAGGAAGAGATCCGCGTCAACGTACAGAACCAGCCCTACGGCCTGTTCTTCGTGTTCGACATCAACCGTCTGGCGTTCTCCAAGTGGGCCAACGCGCACGACGGCTACGGCAGCTTCAAGGATCTCGAGGGCGCGACGCTCGCCGATGTCGAGTCGTTCCACCGCGATTACTACGGCCCGAACAATGCGGTCATCGGCATTGCCGGTGACATCTCGGCCGAAGAGGCCTTCGCACTGGTCGAGGAATACTTCGGCGACATCCCGTCGCGTGCGACGCCGGCACGTCCGGACGTGTCCGAACCGTTGAACACCGAAGGCAGGCGCGAAGCACAAGGCGATGCGCTGGCACAGGTGCCGGCGCTCGCGGTGGGCTGGAAGATGCCTGCGCGCGGCCACGCCGATCACGCCCCGATGGCGGTGCTGTCGCAGCTGCTGGCCGGCGGTGACGCTTCGCGTCTCTACCAGGGACTGGTCAAGGGTCGCGAGCAGCTGCTCAATATCGACGGCGGCCTCGGTTGGCCGCTGGGTCACGCCTGGGACTACGACGGTCCGACGCTGCTGACGCTGTTCGCGCTGTACAAGCCCAATGTCGAGCCGGACGCGGTGCTGGGCGCGGTCAACGAGGAAGTCGCGCGCATCGTGGCCGAGGGCGTGCCGGCCGAGACGCTGGCCGCCGCCAAGACCAAGCTGCTCGCCGATTACGTCAACGGTCTCGAGCCCTTCATCTCGCGCGCCGACGAGCTCGCCAAGGCGCAGCTGCTGTGGGGCGATGCGGAGACGCTCAACAAGGTGCCCGAGTGGGTGCAGACGGTGACCGTCGCCGACGTGCAGCGCGTGGCGAAGACCTATCTGACCGATGCCAACCGCACCGTCATCGACCGCGTGCCCGCCGCGATGGCGCCTGCACGCGGCATCGCCCCGCCGGCTGCGCCGGCGCCCGCTGCCGCCCCGGCGCAGGACTGA
- a CDS encoding dicarboxylate/amino acid:cation symporter: protein MNALAWWFRIPFWQRVLGAFVLGALVGWLMGPAAGTWLQPLGTLYVNLIRMIAVPLVFFAVINAVAALHGQQSIAALGGRTFGWFAATAVLAVGVGFAVAYTFNPGLSIEAGSLTAAADYTVREVPTPVEVLLNVVPTNPFAALSEGKILQVIFFAGLLGFALVKLGERVAALRALVGQASDAMIQVTRFVLELTPIGTFGLIAALVGTYGFERLLPLGSFVIALYVACAVHIVVVYGGLLLTHGLNPLKFFRGAAPGMQVAFVSSSSLASMPVAIRAVTHNLGVNRDYAAFAVPLGATIKMDGCGAIYPTLASVFIAQYFGIELSFAQYAAILLASVLGSFGTAGVPGTAVVMATVVLSAAGLPLEGLGLLLAIDRILDMMRTMTNVTGQMLVPVLVARETGLLDREIYESARSNVGLDDPEAEVDARK, encoded by the coding sequence ATGAATGCTCTGGCCTGGTGGTTCCGGATTCCGTTCTGGCAGCGGGTGCTGGGCGCGTTCGTGCTCGGTGCGCTGGTCGGCTGGCTGATGGGGCCGGCGGCCGGCACGTGGCTGCAGCCGCTCGGCACGCTGTACGTGAATCTGATCCGCATGATCGCGGTGCCGCTGGTGTTCTTCGCGGTGATCAACGCGGTTGCCGCGTTGCACGGACAGCAGTCGATCGCCGCGCTCGGTGGGCGCACCTTCGGCTGGTTCGCCGCCACTGCGGTGCTCGCGGTCGGCGTGGGCTTCGCGGTTGCCTACACCTTCAATCCGGGTCTGAGCATCGAGGCGGGTTCGCTGACCGCGGCCGCGGATTACACGGTGCGCGAAGTGCCGACGCCGGTCGAGGTGCTGCTCAACGTGGTGCCGACCAATCCGTTCGCGGCGTTGTCGGAAGGCAAGATCCTGCAGGTGATCTTCTTCGCCGGTCTGCTCGGTTTCGCGCTGGTGAAGCTGGGCGAGCGAGTCGCGGCATTGCGCGCGCTGGTCGGCCAGGCGTCCGACGCGATGATCCAGGTCACGCGTTTCGTTCTGGAGCTCACGCCGATCGGCACCTTCGGCCTGATCGCTGCGCTCGTCGGCACCTACGGCTTCGAACGGCTGCTGCCGCTGGGCAGCTTCGTCATCGCGCTGTACGTCGCCTGCGCGGTGCATATCGTCGTCGTCTACGGCGGCCTGCTGCTCACGCACGGCCTCAATCCGCTGAAGTTCTTCCGCGGCGCGGCGCCGGGTATGCAGGTCGCATTCGTCAGCTCGTCGAGCCTGGCGTCGATGCCGGTCGCGATCCGCGCGGTCACCCACAACCTCGGCGTCAACCGCGACTACGCCGCGTTCGCGGTGCCGCTGGGCGCGACGATCAAGATGGACGGCTGCGGCGCGATCTATCCGACGCTCGCGTCGGTGTTCATCGCGCAGTACTTCGGCATCGAACTGAGCTTCGCCCAGTACGCGGCGATCCTGCTGGCCTCGGTGCTCGGCAGCTTCGGTACCGCGGGCGTGCCCGGCACGGCGGTGGTCATGGCAACGGTGGTGCTGTCGGCGGCCGGGTTGCCGCTGGAAGGCCTGGGCCTGCTGCTGGCGATCGACCGCATCCTCGACATGATGCGCACCATGACCAACGTCACCGGGCAGATGCTGGTGCCGGTGCTGGTCGCACGCGAGACCGGGCTGCTGGACCGCGAGATCTACGAGTCGGCCCGCAGCAATGTCGGACTCGACGATCCGGAAGCGGAAGTCGACGCACGGAAGTAA
- a CDS encoding S8 family peptidase: MKKTTISLALTAALVSALGMQFADAASTRAKIVQRIGAPAPADAPSDRLVIRYAATRIASGDATGKLQIATSAIRRAGVERPVVSGRAAKALPALQVAHLRTTAVGFDVLRLSRSLSARDLDALVTELAADPAVASVHVERRVQATGVAKAPVTPQFTPNDEFFGSHQWHLSGSAGAINVTNAWDSSTGAGVVVAVLDTGILPDHPDFADNLLPGYDFITDRFVSRRDSDARVAGALDLGDWNPVAGECYAGSPQIPSSWHGTHVAGTVAEATHNGIGGAGVAFDAQVLPVRVLGRCGGYPSDIADAIVWASGGEVDGVPRNETPAEVINLSLGGLGACDAQTQLAIDGAVSRGSTVVVAAGNANDNAQNYSPANCDNVVTVGANRINGGRAFYSNFGPRVDVSGPGGGGDFDPGNGGWNGYVLQAGYDGLTTPTSGEYLYVGLAGTSMASPHVAGTVALVQSALAGQDRDPLTPAQIEALLKDTARPFNVAPPASTPIGVGIVDATRALAKALEVPCDPDTETCVVGTELINGVNVTSLSSNGQGALYRFEAQAGRVLSFMTLGGSGDVTLHARHGEVPTSAAYEFRSARAGNIETIRITAPKAGTYYLQLSGSYSGLTLVARQ, translated from the coding sequence ATGAAGAAGACCACCATCAGCCTCGCGCTGACCGCCGCGCTCGTCAGCGCCCTGGGCATGCAGTTCGCCGACGCCGCGTCCACGCGCGCCAAGATCGTCCAGCGCATCGGCGCGCCCGCACCGGCCGATGCACCCTCGGATCGCCTCGTCATCCGCTACGCCGCCACGCGCATCGCGTCCGGTGACGCGACCGGCAAGCTGCAGATCGCGACCTCCGCGATCCGCCGCGCCGGCGTCGAGCGTCCGGTCGTCTCTGGACGCGCCGCGAAGGCGCTGCCCGCGCTGCAGGTCGCGCACCTGCGCACGACCGCCGTCGGCTTCGACGTGCTGCGCCTGTCGCGCAGCCTGTCGGCGCGCGATCTCGACGCGCTGGTGACCGAGCTAGCCGCCGATCCCGCGGTCGCCTCCGTGCACGTCGAGCGCCGCGTGCAGGCGACCGGCGTCGCCAAGGCACCGGTGACTCCGCAGTTCACCCCCAACGATGAATTCTTCGGCAGCCACCAGTGGCATCTGAGCGGGTCGGCCGGTGCGATCAACGTCACCAATGCCTGGGACAGCTCGACCGGCGCGGGCGTGGTCGTGGCCGTGCTCGACACCGGCATCCTGCCCGACCATCCGGACTTCGCCGACAACCTGCTGCCGGGCTACGACTTCATCACCGACCGCTTCGTCTCGCGCCGCGACAGTGATGCGCGCGTGGCCGGTGCACTCGATCTGGGCGACTGGAATCCGGTCGCCGGCGAGTGCTACGCGGGCTCGCCGCAGATTCCGAGTTCGTGGCATGGCACCCACGTCGCGGGCACGGTCGCAGAGGCCACGCACAACGGCATCGGCGGCGCGGGTGTCGCGTTCGACGCGCAGGTGTTGCCGGTGCGCGTGCTCGGCCGCTGCGGCGGTTATCCGTCCGATATCGCCGACGCGATCGTCTGGGCCTCGGGTGGTGAAGTGGACGGCGTGCCGCGCAACGAGACGCCTGCCGAAGTCATCAACCTGAGCCTCGGCGGCCTGGGCGCGTGCGATGCGCAGACCCAGTTGGCGATCGACGGCGCGGTCTCGCGCGGCAGCACGGTCGTCGTCGCAGCCGGCAACGCCAACGACAATGCGCAGAACTATTCGCCGGCCAACTGCGACAACGTGGTGACCGTCGGCGCGAACCGTATCAATGGTGGTCGCGCGTTCTATTCGAACTTCGGGCCGCGCGTGGATGTGTCCGGTCCCGGCGGCGGTGGCGACTTCGATCCCGGCAACGGCGGCTGGAACGGCTATGTGCTGCAGGCCGGATACGACGGCCTGACGACCCCGACTTCCGGCGAATACCTGTACGTGGGACTGGCCGGAACCTCGATGGCGTCGCCGCACGTCGCCGGCACCGTGGCACTGGTACAGAGCGCACTCGCTGGACAGGACCGCGATCCGCTGACGCCGGCGCAGATCGAGGCACTGCTCAAGGACACCGCGCGTCCGTTCAACGTTGCACCGCCGGCGAGCACGCCGATCGGCGTCGGCATCGTCGACGCGACGCGCGCGCTGGCCAAGGCGCTTGAAGTGCCCTGCGACCCGGACACCGAAACCTGCGTGGTCGGTACCGAGCTGATCAACGGTGTGAACGTCACCAGCCTCTCGTCGAACGGCCAGGGCGCGCTGTACCGCTTCGAGGCACAGGCCGGTCGCGTGCTGAGCTTCATGACGCTCGGCGGCAGTGGCGATGTGACCCTCCATGCGCGCCATGGCGAAGTGCCGACGTCGGCGGCTTACGAGTTCCGTTCCGCGCGTGCGGGCAACATCGAGACCATCCGCATCACCGCACCCAAGGCCGGCACGTACTACCTGCAGCTGAGTGGCAGCTACAGCGGCTTGACGCTGGTCGCGCGACAGTAA
- a CDS encoding sensor histidine kinase, protein MSSSPPVPPFRRIVSGFGDLARWLQRVPLAEPMDRRNAATLQVLFLFLGITIPLNWWRHAAAGMVSQQLQTFMAADVVAALLCFPCIWLIRRGWLRGGIALFVCAQLTAACIGYVTTAVMFDQSLQILSLVIAGLILGRKALWTVFLMLLAVATIGVLVHVLPETRTAQAMTRAAVILPSFVMSYLVVTLVLDRIIAALREALAESKARGVRLENEMRERERAQAQLIEAQKLEATGRLASGVAHDFDNILSLMSAFASERHRVDPSASAHARADALADALDGVEQAAERGMALTRKLLTFARPLPAKLETVELGAAIDALTPMLRQTFGPDVRVHVRRSEVPLLARIDRHQFDLMLLNIASNARDAMPDGGRFDVGAAVTGDDALEIVLRDDGTGMPEAVRQRIFEPFFSTKPTGSGTGLGLAVAHSLVSSAGGTIAADSAPGAGTTFRIRLPRVAADAGVHRIDVST, encoded by the coding sequence ATGTCGTCCAGTCCGCCCGTTCCGCCGTTTCGACGCATCGTTTCGGGCTTCGGTGATCTCGCCCGATGGCTGCAGCGCGTGCCACTCGCCGAGCCGATGGATCGCCGCAATGCGGCGACCCTGCAGGTACTGTTCCTGTTTCTCGGCATCACGATCCCGCTGAACTGGTGGCGGCATGCGGCTGCCGGCATGGTTTCGCAGCAGTTGCAGACCTTCATGGCCGCCGATGTGGTCGCGGCGCTGCTGTGCTTTCCCTGCATCTGGCTGATCCGCCGCGGCTGGTTGCGCGGCGGCATCGCGCTGTTCGTCTGCGCGCAGCTCACCGCGGCCTGCATCGGCTACGTCACCACGGCGGTGATGTTCGACCAGAGCCTGCAGATCCTGTCGCTGGTGATCGCCGGGCTGATCCTCGGCCGCAAGGCCTTGTGGACGGTGTTCCTGATGCTGCTGGCGGTGGCCACCATCGGTGTGCTCGTGCACGTACTGCCTGAAACCCGCACGGCGCAGGCGATGACGCGCGCGGCGGTGATCCTGCCGTCGTTCGTGATGAGCTATCTCGTCGTCACGCTGGTGCTCGACCGCATCATCGCGGCGTTGCGCGAGGCGCTGGCCGAATCCAAGGCGCGCGGCGTTCGGCTGGAGAACGAGATGCGCGAGCGCGAACGCGCGCAGGCGCAGCTGATCGAAGCGCAGAAACTCGAGGCCACAGGCCGACTCGCGAGCGGCGTCGCCCATGATTTCGACAACATCCTGTCTCTGATGTCGGCCTTCGCCAGCGAGCGCCATCGCGTGGACCCGTCGGCCTCCGCGCATGCGCGAGCGGACGCACTGGCCGACGCACTCGACGGTGTCGAGCAGGCCGCCGAACGCGGCATGGCCCTGACCCGCAAGCTGCTGACGTTCGCACGCCCGCTGCCGGCGAAGCTCGAAACCGTGGAACTGGGCGCGGCGATCGATGCGCTGACGCCGATGCTGCGCCAGACCTTCGGGCCGGACGTGCGCGTGCACGTGCGGCGCAGCGAAGTACCGCTGCTGGCACGGATCGACCGCCACCAGTTCGATCTGATGCTGCTCAACATCGCCTCCAACGCCCGCGATGCGATGCCCGACGGCGGCCGTTTCGACGTGGGCGCAGCCGTGACCGGCGACGACGCTTTGGAAATCGTGTTGCGCGACGACGGCACCGGCATGCCCGAGGCGGTGCGGCAACGCATCTTCGAACCGTTCTTCTCGACCAAGCCGACCGGCAGCGGCACCGGGCTGGGCCTCGCGGTCGCGCACAGTCTGGTCAGCAGCGCCGGCGGCACGATCGCCGCCGACAGCGCGCCGGGCGCGGGTACGACGTTCCGTATCCGCCTGCCGCGCGTGGCGGCAGACGCGGGCGTTCACCGCATCGACGTCAGCACGTAG
- a CDS encoding response regulator transcription factor, protein MTLKIALLEDDDMLRERVLLPRLADFGFSVDGMANAAELETLLGRDVPDIVVLDVGLPDASGYDVARSLRARYPRMGIVILTARRETPDRVRGLNEGADAYLSKPVEIDLLAATLHSLARRLYEGVAPATTVTSAWHLADNGWSLIGPGGGSAALTKSERRMLQCLVGAEGETVSRDRLIAAVSDNVHDFDPHRLDTLIYRLRRKIADACGEPMPLLAVHGEGYVLTSMR, encoded by the coding sequence ATGACGCTGAAGATTGCGCTCCTCGAAGACGACGACATGCTGCGCGAGCGCGTGCTGCTGCCGCGCCTCGCCGACTTCGGGTTTTCCGTCGACGGGATGGCGAACGCGGCGGAGCTGGAAACGCTGCTCGGCCGCGACGTGCCCGACATCGTCGTGCTCGATGTCGGCCTGCCCGACGCCAGTGGCTACGACGTCGCGCGCAGTCTGCGAGCGCGGTATCCGCGGATGGGGATCGTGATCCTGACCGCGCGCCGCGAAACGCCCGACCGCGTACGCGGGCTCAACGAAGGCGCCGACGCGTATCTGTCCAAGCCGGTGGAGATCGACCTGCTGGCGGCCACCCTGCACAGCCTGGCGCGCCGCCTGTACGAGGGCGTGGCCCCTGCGACGACGGTGACATCCGCCTGGCATCTGGCCGACAACGGCTGGAGCCTGATCGGACCCGGCGGCGGCAGCGCGGCACTGACCAAATCCGAACGCCGGATGCTGCAGTGCCTGGTCGGCGCGGAAGGCGAGACCGTCTCGCGCGATCGCCTGATCGCCGCGGTTTCCGACAACGTCCACGACTTCGATCCGCATCGCCTCGACACGCTGATCTATCGCCTGCGGCGCAAGATCGCCGATGCCTGCGGCGAGCCGATGCCGCTGCTCGCCGTGCACGGCGAGGGCTACGTGCTGACGTCGATGCGGTGA